A stretch of Actinomycetes bacterium DNA encodes these proteins:
- a CDS encoding phospholipid carrier-dependent glycosyltransferase, translating to MTATLERPTGSPPPVPPSAEVTAHAEDLRDRLSPPFPSRGIRGWIGPLAVTALAFFLRIWHISSPRAFAFDETYYAKDAWSLLHFGYERQPVANADNIFLSGNGHIFGTSPEWAVHPPLGKWVIAVGELFWGITPFGYRIMSVVFGTVSVLVLSRTARRMFRSDLLGTAAGLLLALDGLAIVMSRVSMLDIFLMAFVLFAFACLVLDRDRVRARLLDWSLATMASTSEPGPPPRDALGPGLGVRPWRLLAAFFLGCACATKWSGVYYLVGFAAMSWLWDRSARRAAGIAHPTLASGSKDLLANVGSFFPLAFVVYTVSYTGWFVNKGAYLRDWAATAGAQTKYPWIPDVIRSWWHWHAVTLNFHDHLYTPHAYEAGPGKWIIMARPTQMYAVYPKCPWNPSIDCAADIVSLGNPIIWWTGCVAFLWCVWLLLSRWDWRAGATLMGLAAGWLPWFWNLKRTTFTTYAVIFVPYVVLACVIALASVIGPARASPMRRTIGAAVAGSWVLVVLVVSHILFPVWTGELITRVHWNHLMWFRSWI from the coding sequence GTGACGGCGACGCTCGAGCGACCCACGGGGTCGCCGCCCCCGGTACCGCCCTCGGCCGAGGTCACCGCGCATGCCGAGGACCTGCGCGACCGGCTGAGCCCGCCCTTCCCCTCGCGGGGCATCCGGGGCTGGATCGGGCCGCTCGCGGTGACCGCGCTGGCGTTCTTCCTGCGGATCTGGCACATCTCCTCGCCGCGCGCGTTCGCCTTCGACGAGACGTACTACGCCAAGGACGCCTGGTCCCTGCTGCACTTCGGCTACGAGCGGCAGCCGGTCGCCAACGCCGACAACATCTTCTTGTCCGGCAACGGCCACATCTTCGGCACCTCGCCCGAGTGGGCGGTCCACCCCCCGCTCGGCAAGTGGGTGATCGCCGTCGGGGAGCTGTTCTGGGGGATCACCCCGTTCGGCTACCGGATCATGTCGGTCGTCTTCGGCACGGTCAGCGTGCTCGTCCTCTCGCGGACGGCCCGCCGCATGTTCCGCTCGGACCTGCTCGGGACCGCCGCCGGGCTGCTGCTGGCGCTGGACGGGCTGGCCATCGTGATGAGCCGGGTGTCGATGCTCGACATCTTCCTCATGGCGTTCGTCCTCTTCGCCTTCGCCTGCCTGGTCCTCGACCGGGACCGGGTACGCGCCCGGCTGCTCGACTGGTCGCTGGCGACGATGGCCAGTACGTCGGAGCCGGGGCCGCCGCCACGCGACGCGCTCGGCCCCGGGCTCGGCGTACGTCCCTGGCGGCTGCTGGCGGCGTTCTTCCTCGGCTGCGCCTGCGCCACCAAGTGGAGCGGCGTCTATTACCTGGTCGGTTTCGCCGCGATGTCGTGGCTCTGGGACCGGTCGGCGCGTCGCGCCGCGGGGATCGCGCACCCGACGCTCGCGAGCGGGAGCAAGGACCTGCTGGCCAACGTCGGGTCGTTCTTCCCCCTCGCCTTCGTCGTCTACACCGTCAGCTACACCGGGTGGTTCGTCAACAAGGGTGCCTACCTGCGCGACTGGGCGGCGACGGCCGGGGCGCAGACGAAGTACCCGTGGATTCCGGACGTGATCCGTAGCTGGTGGCACTGGCACGCGGTGACGCTGAACTTCCACGACCACCTCTACACCCCGCACGCCTACGAGGCCGGCCCCGGCAAGTGGATCATCATGGCGCGGCCGACGCAGATGTACGCGGTCTACCCGAAGTGCCCGTGGAACCCCTCGATCGACTGCGCCGCCGACATCGTCTCCCTCGGCAACCCGATCATCTGGTGGACCGGCTGCGTGGCCTTCCTCTGGTGCGTGTGGCTGCTGCTGAGCCGGTGGGACTGGCGGGCCGGCGCCACCCTCATGGGCCTCGCGGCCGGGTGGCTGCCGTGGTTCTGGAACCTCAAGCGCACGACGTTCACGACGTACGCCGTCATCTTCGTGCCCTACGTCGTGCTCGCCTGCGTCATCGCGCTCGCGTCGGTCATCGGTCCCGCCCGTGCCTCGCCGATGCGGCGCACGATCGGAGCGGCCGTCGCCGGCAGCTGGGTTCTGGTCGTCCTCGTGGTCTCCCACATCCTCTTCCCGGTGTGGACGGGAGAGCTGATCACGCGGGTCCACTGGAACCACCTCATGTGGTTCCGCAGCTGGATCTAG
- a CDS encoding helix-turn-helix transcriptional regulator, translating to MAAVPPVRHLMRAKDLADARFFEPLGVDDLARAAGLSRAHFSREFRRWFGESPHTYLLTRRLERAAALLRNTDRSVAEICMAVGLASVGSFTSSFTRTYGMPPTAYRATYPPAVTHARLPTCVLRAYGRPAPVGTTRALSPEETAHQEKTRVLTPA from the coding sequence ATGGCAGCGGTCCCGCCCGTCCGTCATCTGATGCGGGCCAAGGATCTCGCCGACGCGCGCTTCTTCGAGCCGCTGGGCGTCGACGACCTGGCCCGGGCGGCCGGGCTGTCGCGCGCGCACTTCAGTCGGGAGTTCCGGCGCTGGTTCGGCGAGTCGCCGCATACCTACCTGCTGACTCGACGGCTGGAACGCGCCGCCGCCCTGCTGCGCAACACCGACCGCTCCGTGGCCGAGATCTGCATGGCGGTGGGACTCGCGAGCGTGGGCTCGTTCACGTCGTCGTTCACGCGGACATACGGGATGCCGCCGACGGCCTACCGCGCGACGTACCCGCCGGCGGTGACCCACGCGAGGCTGCCGACGTGCGTCCTGCGGGCGTACGGCCGTCCGGCGCCGGTCGGCACGACCCGCGCCCTTTCGCCGGAGGAGACAGCACACCAGGAGAAGACCAGGGTCCTCACGCCCGCCTAG
- a CDS encoding response regulator transcription factor, producing MIRLLLADDQHLVRGALSALLSLEADLEVVAEVGRGDEVVSAALETHPDVALLDVEMPGLDGISATARLRQSLPSTRVLVVTTFGRPGYLRRAMEAGATGFMVKDTPADQLADAIRRVHAGLRVVDPALAAETLATGDNPLTAREREVLQVARDGGTVADIASALVLSEGTVRNHLSSAIGKTGARTRAEAVRVAEDRGWL from the coding sequence GTGATCAGGCTCCTGCTCGCCGACGACCAGCATCTCGTGCGCGGTGCTCTTTCCGCACTGCTCTCCCTCGAGGCCGATCTCGAGGTCGTGGCCGAGGTCGGTCGCGGCGATGAGGTCGTGTCGGCAGCTCTCGAGACTCACCCGGACGTGGCCCTTCTCGATGTCGAGATGCCTGGCTTGGACGGCATCTCCGCGACCGCTCGACTCCGTCAGTCGCTCCCGAGCACTCGTGTCCTGGTCGTGACAACGTTCGGTCGGCCCGGCTACCTGCGTCGGGCGATGGAGGCTGGGGCCACTGGCTTCATGGTCAAGGACACACCTGCAGACCAGTTGGCCGACGCGATCCGACGGGTGCACGCAGGACTGCGAGTCGTCGACCCCGCGCTCGCCGCCGAAACCCTCGCGACCGGCGACAACCCGTTGACGGCTAGGGAACGCGAGGTGCTGCAGGTGGCCCGGGATGGCGGCACCGTGGCAGACATCGCCAGCGCGCTCGTGCTGTCCGAGGGAACGGTGCGAAACCACCTGTCCTCGGCGATCGGCAAGACAGGCGCGCGCACGCGGGCGGAGGCCGTCCGGGTGGCGGAGGACCGTGGCTGGCTCTAG
- a CDS encoding ABC transporter permease, giving the protein MITATYVRFEVLRSYRNWRFFAFSLAFPLILYVITVSANRDAKDFAGTGIPLVLYSMVGMVAWGSMTATIAGGARIAAERAVGWVRQLRLTPLSVRTYFGAKVLSGYAVAVTSIVLLYTAGIAFGVTLSLGSWVRMTLLILLGLVPFAAMGIWFGHVLTIDSMGPALGGTSALFALLGGAWGPVGGDTGWLHDAVQLLPSYWLVQAGQSAYTQEWWPLKAWLVLAVWTVVLARLARRAYVRDTLRI; this is encoded by the coding sequence GTGATCACGGCGACGTATGTTCGCTTCGAGGTGCTACGGAGCTACCGCAACTGGCGATTCTTCGCGTTCTCCTTGGCGTTTCCGTTGATCCTGTACGTCATCACGGTGAGTGCCAACCGGGACGCCAAGGACTTCGCCGGAACCGGGATTCCCCTCGTGTTGTACTCCATGGTGGGAATGGTGGCCTGGGGCTCGATGACAGCGACCATCGCCGGCGGCGCGCGGATAGCCGCTGAGCGGGCCGTCGGCTGGGTGCGCCAGCTGCGCTTGACGCCGCTGAGCGTGCGGACGTACTTCGGGGCGAAGGTGCTCAGCGGCTACGCGGTGGCGGTGACCAGCATCGTCCTCCTCTACACGGCTGGCATCGCCTTCGGCGTAACGCTCTCACTCGGGTCATGGGTACGAATGACCCTGCTGATCCTCCTCGGCCTCGTCCCCTTCGCTGCCATGGGCATCTGGTTCGGGCACGTGCTCACGATCGATTCGATGGGGCCGGCCCTCGGCGGAACCTCGGCACTGTTCGCGTTGCTCGGCGGTGCGTGGGGACCGGTCGGCGGTGACACCGGATGGCTGCATGACGCGGTTCAGCTGTTGCCGTCGTACTGGCTGGTACAGGCGGGGCAGTCGGCGTACACGCAGGAGTGGTGGCCGTTGAAGGCTTGGCTCGTGCTGGCCGTATGGACGGTTGTCCTGGCCAGGCTCGCCCGGCGGGCCTACGTTCGCGACACCCTTCGGATCTGA
- a CDS encoding histidine kinase produces the protein MARAWYQLPSGTVDRGASRRPGWRVGIVFAAVWLVFLVQPLQDIVDSGQSIWLRGLGVALLGAFALIYLIGVSGPFRLNRHPRAWVFPLAMFVIALAILPLAGQSGLNTLVFVGVAAQAALPVDRAIPASLLLVVIAVALTLVVPGWTDPANQAFSILAASMAMFGVVRMAERNRALVAAQEEDARLVVLEERERMARDLHDILGHSLTVITKKAELARRLTSIDPQRAATEIADVERLAREALRDIRATVTGSREVSLASELASARSALDSAGIAARLPDPDTTVAVPPESQRLFGFAVREGVTNVLRHSGARSCTVVITPETLEVSDDGRGSVGAGTDGTGLRGLRERVAQAGGRLLTDSPPAGGFRLLVDLGRRAPDPA, from the coding sequence GTGGCTCGTGCTTGGTATCAGCTGCCGTCCGGGACCGTTGATCGGGGCGCTTCCCGCCGCCCCGGCTGGCGCGTCGGGATCGTCTTCGCGGCGGTGTGGCTGGTGTTCCTCGTGCAGCCGCTGCAGGACATCGTCGACAGCGGACAGTCGATCTGGTTGAGGGGTCTGGGCGTCGCGCTCCTCGGCGCCTTCGCCCTGATCTACCTGATCGGGGTCTCCGGACCGTTCCGGCTCAATCGTCATCCGCGTGCCTGGGTGTTCCCGCTGGCCATGTTCGTCATCGCGCTGGCGATCCTGCCGTTGGCTGGACAGTCGGGTCTCAACACGCTGGTGTTCGTCGGAGTCGCTGCACAGGCGGCGCTCCCCGTGGACCGAGCTATCCCGGCATCGCTCCTCCTCGTCGTGATCGCGGTCGCGCTGACGCTGGTCGTGCCAGGGTGGACCGACCCCGCCAACCAAGCGTTCTCGATCCTGGCCGCCTCGATGGCCATGTTCGGAGTCGTCCGGATGGCTGAGCGCAACCGCGCCCTGGTGGCCGCGCAGGAGGAGGATGCGCGACTGGTCGTCCTCGAGGAACGCGAGCGGATGGCTCGCGACCTGCACGACATCCTTGGCCACAGCCTCACCGTCATCACCAAGAAGGCTGAGCTCGCCCGACGTCTCACCTCCATCGACCCTCAGCGGGCGGCAACCGAGATCGCGGATGTCGAGCGCCTCGCGCGGGAAGCGTTGCGAGACATTCGGGCGACGGTGACCGGGTCACGCGAGGTCTCGCTGGCCAGTGAGCTCGCGTCGGCGCGCAGCGCTCTGGACAGCGCGGGCATCGCCGCGCGCCTGCCCGACCCCGACACGACGGTGGCGGTGCCTCCCGAGTCGCAGCGTCTCTTCGGGTTCGCCGTCCGCGAGGGGGTCACGAACGTGCTCCGGCACAGCGGCGCCCGTTCCTGCACCGTGGTCATCACACCGGAGACCCTGGAGGTGTCTGACGACGGGCGCGGGTCGGTCGGTGCCGGCACCGACGGGACCGGCCTTCGCGGTCTGCGGGAACGGGTCGCCCAGGCCGGGGGGCGGCTGTTGACCGACTCGCCACCCGCCGGTGGATTCCGACTCCTGGTCGACCTCGGTCGGCGGGCCCCGGACCCTGCGTGA
- a CDS encoding ABC transporter ATP-binding protein produces the protein MTAMHAPVIALRDVRKAYGGSKAVDGIDLTIAPGEVVALLGPNGAGKSTTLDIVLGLGRADSGAVELFGGSPAEAIAAGKVGAMLQTGGLIMNTTVRELIGVMASLYSRPREVDRVLELTGLAEVADKQANKLSGGQTQRVRFAIAMVSDPDLLILDEPTAALDVQARHAFWDAIRGYAAEGRTVVFATHYLEEADEFADRIVLMAQGRIVADGSATEVKSIVDVRTIRATLPDIEPSELLKLPGVTGADRRGDSIVLACSNSDEALRALLPRYQQLRDIEVRGGGLDEAFRQLVGDGAESVRPTGSSAPDSEVSA, from the coding sequence ATGACAGCCATGCATGCGCCCGTGATCGCCCTTCGTGACGTACGGAAGGCGTACGGCGGCTCGAAAGCCGTCGACGGCATCGACCTGACGATCGCGCCCGGAGAGGTCGTAGCCCTTCTCGGCCCGAACGGCGCCGGCAAGTCGACGACCCTGGACATCGTGCTCGGCCTGGGTAGAGCCGACTCCGGTGCGGTGGAGCTGTTCGGCGGGTCCCCAGCCGAGGCGATCGCGGCCGGCAAGGTCGGAGCCATGCTCCAGACCGGTGGTCTCATCATGAACACGACGGTCCGTGAGCTGATCGGGGTCATGGCGTCGCTGTACTCGCGGCCGCGCGAGGTGGACCGAGTCCTCGAGCTCACCGGCCTGGCAGAGGTCGCGGACAAGCAGGCGAACAAGCTGTCGGGCGGCCAGACCCAACGGGTCAGGTTCGCGATCGCGATGGTCAGTGACCCGGACCTGCTCATCCTGGACGAGCCCACCGCCGCACTCGACGTACAGGCCCGTCACGCCTTCTGGGATGCAATCAGGGGATATGCCGCCGAGGGGCGGACGGTTGTCTTCGCCACTCACTACCTCGAAGAAGCCGACGAGTTCGCGGATCGCATCGTGCTGATGGCACAGGGGAGGATCGTCGCAGATGGGTCGGCGACCGAGGTGAAATCGATCGTCGACGTCCGGACGATCCGCGCCACCCTTCCCGACATCGAACCGTCCGAGCTGCTGAAGCTCCCGGGCGTCACGGGTGCTGACCGACGCGGCGACTCGATCGTTCTCGCGTGCAGCAACTCCGACGAAGCCCTGCGCGCGCTGCTCCCGAGATATCAGCAGCTGCGCGACATCGAGGTTCGAGGCGGCGGCCTCGACGAGGCCTTCCGGCAGCTGGTTGGCGACGGTGCCGAATCGGTACGGCCCACCGGGTCTTCGGCCCCTGACAGCGAGGTGTCGGCGTGA
- a CDS encoding SDR family oxidoreductase, with protein sequence MPAPPYAVTGATGQIGGRVARALAAAGAAQRLVVRDSSRAPRLPGAEVAVASYDDAEAMRSAFGGVETLFMVSGEENPDRLAQHLRCVDAAVAAGVRRIVYTSYFGAAPNATFTLARDHWATEEHIRASRLGWTFLRNNLYADFLPLMVGEDGVIRGPGGDGRVSVVARDDVGAVAARVLLDVGRHDGTTYGLTGPEALSFDEIGHLLSGAVGRPISYQDETLEEAYASRARYAAPAWQVDAWVSMYVAIAAGEMAEVTDAIPRVLGRPATPFVEVVARG encoded by the coding sequence ATGCCGGCACCGCCGTACGCCGTCACCGGAGCCACCGGCCAGATCGGCGGACGGGTCGCGAGAGCCCTCGCAGCGGCCGGGGCTGCCCAGCGGCTGGTGGTCCGGGACTCCTCCCGGGCGCCGAGGCTCCCGGGTGCCGAAGTGGCCGTCGCGTCCTACGACGACGCCGAGGCCATGCGGTCGGCGTTCGGCGGCGTCGAGACGCTCTTCATGGTCTCGGGCGAGGAGAACCCCGACCGCCTCGCGCAGCACCTGCGCTGCGTCGACGCCGCGGTGGCCGCGGGCGTCCGGCGCATCGTCTACACGTCGTACTTCGGGGCGGCACCTAATGCCACCTTCACCCTGGCCCGCGACCACTGGGCCACCGAGGAGCACATCAGGGCGAGCAGACTGGGCTGGACGTTCCTGCGGAACAACCTCTACGCGGACTTCTTGCCTCTCATGGTCGGCGAGGACGGCGTCATCCGCGGTCCCGGCGGGGATGGTCGGGTCTCGGTGGTCGCGCGCGATGACGTGGGCGCCGTCGCGGCGCGGGTCCTGCTCGACGTCGGCCGTCACGACGGGACGACGTACGGCCTCACCGGACCGGAAGCGCTGTCCTTCGACGAGATCGGGCACCTGCTCTCCGGCGCCGTGGGTCGCCCGATCAGCTATCAGGACGAGACCCTGGAGGAGGCGTACGCCTCGCGTGCCAGGTACGCCGCCCCGGCGTGGCAGGTGGACGCGTGGGTGAGCATGTACGTCGCCATCGCCGCCGGCGAGATGGCGGAGGTCACCGATGCGATCCCGCGCGTGCTCGGCCGCCCGGCGACCCCCTTCGTCGAGGTCGTCGCGCGCGGCTGA
- a CDS encoding site-specific integrase — MREEWFPNHVIELSTRQNYTYCLERNVLPFFGEFRMVDVMPGDVREWVTGLQAAGVKPPTIRYAMTVLSAVFTTALNDQITFLHPCMGVKTPAVATKRRRIITPEQFADLLAALPSRELQLLVETDIETGLRWGELIELRKGDIDWDTRVLTVSRVAGELASRFTPDGQRFFVKAYPKDTEWRALTLSTHIARQLEAHAAPLGDDDLLFRAPHPVGAARRRRPETLPDPVTLGVTAPNELGRCYLHGTLSAYSAGRCRCQYCKDAVAAYRAQRRADGKDQPRRPRTLDTDGHIPRAWFRQQVWTPALRAAGVGFHVRFHDLRHAHASWLLAGGADIQIVKERMGHSSITTTQKYLHTLPNADQAAVTVLDAMRRGAV; from the coding sequence GTGCGCGAGGAGTGGTTTCCGAACCATGTGATCGAGCTGAGCACCCGCCAGAACTACACCTACTGCCTTGAGCGGAACGTGCTGCCGTTCTTCGGTGAGTTCCGGATGGTCGACGTCATGCCGGGCGATGTCCGCGAGTGGGTAACTGGCTTGCAAGCCGCTGGGGTGAAGCCGCCCACGATCCGCTACGCGATGACCGTGCTCTCCGCGGTCTTCACCACCGCCCTCAACGACCAGATCACTTTCCTGCACCCGTGCATGGGCGTGAAGACCCCAGCGGTTGCCACGAAACGCCGGCGGATCATCACCCCGGAGCAGTTCGCCGACCTGCTCGCCGCGCTGCCGTCACGTGAGTTGCAGCTGCTGGTGGAGACCGACATCGAGACGGGGCTGCGCTGGGGCGAGCTCATCGAGTTGCGCAAAGGTGACATCGACTGGGACACACGAGTGCTCACGGTCTCACGGGTCGCAGGGGAACTCGCGTCCCGGTTCACCCCTGACGGCCAGCGTTTCTTCGTCAAGGCCTACCCCAAGGACACCGAATGGCGGGCCCTCACCCTCTCCACTCACATCGCGCGACAGCTCGAAGCTCACGCGGCGCCCCTCGGAGACGACGACCTGCTGTTCCGCGCGCCCCATCCCGTCGGAGCCGCTCGCCGGCGCCGACCCGAGACTCTGCCCGACCCCGTCACTTTGGGCGTGACCGCTCCGAACGAGTTGGGTCGCTGCTACCTGCACGGCACCCTCTCCGCCTACAGCGCCGGGAGATGCCGCTGCCAGTACTGCAAAGACGCAGTCGCCGCCTACCGAGCCCAACGCCGCGCCGACGGCAAGGACCAGCCGAGGCGACCCCGAACTTTGGACACCGACGGCCACATCCCCCGCGCCTGGTTCCGTCAACAAGTCTGGACTCCCGCACTTCGAGCCGCCGGTGTCGGGTTCCACGTCCGCTTTCACGACCTCCGACACGCCCACGCCTCCTGGCTGCTCGCCGGCGGAGCCGACATCCAGATCGTCAAAGAACGCATGGGGCACTCAAGCATCACCACGACTCAGAAATACCTGCACACGCTCCCTAACGCCGACCAAGCGGCCGTCACCGTGTTGGACGCGATGCGCAGGGGCGCTGTCTGA
- a CDS encoding DUF222 domain-containing protein translates to MQVLNELAAITDRLAALDVAAMSGSEAQELAAGIGGVMSRLAGVRAAALANVSSSGSWALDGSRSMPAALARSEDTTLGTQRGDLAFAETLREHLPLTAAALCAGRLSLDKAKLLARHAPTSPARIAALEDPETGEAFLLDKAAELDCWAFSRALRYWGYRVDPDADDRSYAARERSRDGYWLELADTTDGTDISGFVSHESGELLRTALRAITGVPDAGDTRTPRRRAADALTAMARFALDSGQHARDAVVRPHLNVTVDYPTLVAAAHAAGVDPATLTNTQTPIPRVVLDRIACDAEVTRIVFGPASEPLDVGRARRTVTPQQRRAVIARDEHCTYPGCHAPPRMCEVHHVIPWALGGPTSVANSILLCWAHHDHAHAQDLTITRSGDQWRFRRPERSPLRR, encoded by the coding sequence ATGCAGGTCCTCAACGAGCTGGCGGCTATCACCGACCGGCTCGCCGCCCTGGATGTGGCGGCGATGTCGGGCAGTGAGGCGCAGGAGCTCGCCGCGGGGATCGGGGGTGTGATGAGCCGCCTGGCCGGGGTACGTGCGGCCGCCCTGGCCAACGTGTCCTCCTCGGGGTCGTGGGCGCTGGACGGCTCCCGCTCGATGCCGGCCGCGCTGGCGCGCAGCGAGGACACCACGCTCGGCACCCAGCGCGGCGACCTGGCCTTCGCCGAGACCCTGCGCGAGCACCTGCCGCTGACCGCCGCCGCGCTGTGCGCGGGTCGGCTCTCCCTGGACAAGGCCAAGCTGCTCGCCCGGCACGCCCCGACCTCCCCCGCGCGCATCGCCGCTCTCGAGGACCCCGAGACCGGGGAGGCGTTCCTGCTCGACAAGGCCGCCGAGCTGGACTGCTGGGCATTCTCGCGCGCGCTGCGGTACTGGGGCTACCGCGTCGATCCCGACGCCGACGACCGCAGCTACGCCGCGCGTGAGCGCAGCCGGGACGGGTACTGGCTGGAGCTCGCGGACACCACCGACGGCACCGACATCAGTGGCTTCGTCTCGCACGAGAGCGGTGAGCTGCTGCGCACCGCCCTGCGTGCCATCACCGGCGTTCCGGACGCCGGCGACACCCGCACCCCGCGTCGTCGTGCCGCCGACGCGCTGACCGCGATGGCCCGCTTCGCCCTCGACAGCGGGCAGCACGCCCGCGACGCGGTCGTGCGCCCCCACCTGAACGTCACCGTCGACTACCCCACCCTGGTCGCCGCTGCGCACGCCGCCGGCGTCGACCCCGCCACCCTCACCAACACCCAGACCCCGATCCCCAGAGTGGTGCTGGACCGCATCGCCTGCGACGCCGAGGTCACGCGCATCGTCTTCGGCCCCGCCAGCGAGCCGCTCGACGTCGGGCGCGCCCGTCGCACCGTCACCCCGCAGCAGCGGCGCGCTGTGATCGCCCGGGACGAGCACTGCACCTACCCCGGCTGCCACGCCCCGCCAAGGATGTGCGAGGTGCACCACGTCATCCCCTGGGCGCTGGGCGGACCGACCTCGGTCGCGAACTCGATCCTGCTCTGCTGGGCCCACCACGACCACGCCCACGCCCAGGACCTGACCATCACTCGATCCGGTGACCAGTGGCGCTTCAGGCGCCCCGAACGATCACCGCTGCGACGGTGA
- a CDS encoding VOC family protein — translation MIRISTAQLWVHDQDVALDFYTRKVGFEVRMDVTFPELGNFRWLTVGPVGQDDVAIVLMAIPSPPVMDEATREDVRTLMGKGFAGTVFLTTDDCWKAYEDMKSRGVEFFGEPEEQPYGIDTGFRDPSGNNLRIGQLRDDLGRL, via the coding sequence GTGATCAGGATCTCGACGGCGCAGCTGTGGGTGCACGACCAGGACGTCGCGCTCGACTTCTACACGCGCAAGGTCGGCTTCGAGGTGCGCATGGACGTGACGTTCCCAGAGCTCGGGAACTTCCGATGGCTGACCGTGGGCCCGGTCGGCCAGGACGACGTGGCCATCGTGCTGATGGCGATCCCGAGTCCGCCCGTCATGGACGAGGCGACGAGGGAGGACGTGCGAACCCTCATGGGCAAGGGCTTCGCCGGCACCGTGTTCCTCACGACCGACGACTGCTGGAAGGCCTACGAGGACATGAAGTCGCGCGGCGTCGAGTTCTTCGGCGAGCCCGAGGAGCAGCCCTACGGGATCGACACCGGCTTCCGCGACCCGTCCGGAAACAACCTGCGGATCGGCCAGCTCCGCGACGACCTCGGGCGTCTGTGA